A portion of the Bacteroides faecium genome contains these proteins:
- the rpe gene encoding ribulose-phosphate 3-epimerase, with the protein MKPIIAPSILSADFGYLAKDIEMVNRSEAEWVHIDIMDGVFVPNISFGFPVLKYVAKLSEKPLDVHLMIVSPEKFIPEVKALGAHTMNVHYEACPHLHRVIQQIKEAGMQPAVTINPATPVALLQDIIRDVYMVLIMSVNPGFGGQKFIEHSVEKVRELHALIERTGSKALIEVDGGVNLETGARLVAAGADALVAGNAVFGAPDPEAMISQLHGL; encoded by the coding sequence ATGAAACCGATTATCGCTCCTTCCATTCTTTCTGCCGATTTCGGATATTTGGCAAAAGATATTGAAATGGTAAACCGCAGTGAAGCGGAGTGGGTACATATTGATATAATGGACGGGGTATTTGTCCCCAACATATCATTTGGCTTTCCGGTATTGAAATACGTGGCAAAGTTAAGCGAGAAACCCTTGGATGTGCATTTGATGATTGTTAGCCCGGAGAAATTTATTCCCGAGGTAAAAGCGTTGGGAGCTCATACAATGAACGTACACTATGAAGCTTGTCCGCACTTGCATCGGGTGATTCAGCAAATCAAGGAAGCAGGAATGCAACCTGCCGTTACAATCAATCCGGCAACTCCGGTTGCTTTGCTTCAGGATATAATCCGGGATGTATATATGGTGCTTATCATGAGCGTGAATCCGGGATTTGGCGGACAGAAATTCATAGAACATTCAGTAGAGAAAGTTCGTGAACTGCACGCTTTGATTGAACGTACAGGCTCGAAAGCTCTGATTGAAGTAGACGGTGGCGTGAATCTGGAGACAGGTGCCCGCCTGGTTGCAGCAGGAGCCGATGCGTTAGTGGCCGGTAATGCTGTTTTTGGAGCTCCGGATCCTGAAGCAATGATTAGCCAGCTACATGGTTTGTGA
- a CDS encoding DHH family phosphoesterase — MLTKVIEQAKIDHFTKWFERADKIVIVSHVSPDGDAIGSSLGLYHFLDSQEKTVNVIVPNAFPDFLRWMPGSKDVLLYDRYKEFADKLIAEADVICCLDFNALKRIDDMADAVAASPARKIMIDHHLYPEEFCKITMSYPKISSTSELIFRLICRMGYFGDISKEGAECIYTGMMTDTGGFTYNSNNREIYYIISELLSKGIDKDEIYRKVYNTYSESRLRLMGYVLSNMTVYSDYNAALITLTKAEQSKFNYIKGDSEGFVNIPLTIKNVCFSCFLREDTEKPMIKISFRSVGTFPCNQLAAEFFNGGGHLNASGGEFFGTMEEAKAVFEKALEKYKPLLTAKS, encoded by the coding sequence ATGTTAACGAAAGTAATAGAACAAGCCAAAATAGACCATTTCACCAAATGGTTCGAACGAGCTGACAAAATAGTAATCGTATCTCATGTATCTCCTGACGGCGACGCCATTGGTTCCTCACTGGGATTATATCACTTCCTTGATTCACAGGAAAAAACAGTAAACGTAATCGTGCCTAACGCCTTCCCCGATTTCCTCAGATGGATGCCGGGCAGTAAGGATGTTCTTTTGTACGACCGTTACAAAGAGTTTGCTGACAAGTTGATTGCCGAAGCGGATGTAATCTGTTGTTTGGACTTCAACGCATTGAAACGTATTGACGATATGGCAGATGCCGTAGCAGCTTCTCCTGCCCGTAAGATAATGATTGACCACCATTTGTATCCCGAAGAATTCTGTAAGATAACCATGTCTTATCCCAAGATTTCTTCCACTTCCGAACTGATATTCCGTCTGATTTGCCGGATGGGTTATTTCGGTGATATATCCAAGGAAGGTGCCGAATGCATCTATACAGGTATGATGACAGATACCGGTGGCTTTACCTACAATTCGAACAATCGTGAGATTTATTATATCATAAGTGAACTCCTTTCCAAAGGAATTGATAAAGATGAAATCTACCGCAAAGTGTACAATACCTACTCCGAGAGTCGTTTGCGGTTGATGGGATACGTATTGTCTAACATGACGGTTTACTCGGACTATAACGCCGCGTTGATTACGCTTACAAAAGCCGAGCAAAGCAAATTCAACTACATAAAAGGAGATAGCGAAGGCTTTGTCAACATCCCTCTTACCATCAAAAACGTATGTTTCTCCTGTTTTCTGCGGGAAGATACCGAGAAGCCGATGATTAAGATTTCGTTTCGTTCGGTGGGAACTTTCCCATGCAACCAGTTGGCAGCCGAATTTTTCAACGGCGGCGGACATCTGAACGCATCCGGCGGTGAATTTTTCGGAACAATGGAAGAAGCAAAAGCTGTTTTTGAGAAAGCTTTGGAGAAGTATAAACCACTACTGACAGCCAAAAGCTAA
- the fmt gene encoding methionyl-tRNA formyltransferase yields the protein MKKEDLRIVYMGTPDFAVEALRQLVEGGYNVVGVITMPDKPAGRGHKIQYSPVKQYALEQNLPLLQPEKLKDEAFVEALREWKADLQIVVAFRMLPEVVWNMPRLGTFNLHASLLPQYRGAAPINWAVINGDTETGITTFFLKHEIDTGEVIQQVRVPIADTDNVEVVHDKLMLLGGKLVVETVDAILNGEVKPIPQEEMAVVGELRPAPKIFKDTCRIDWNQPVKKVYDFIRGLSPYPAAWSELITPEGELVVVKVFESEKIYESHQLPVGTVVTDGKKYIKVAVPDGFVSILSLQFPGKKRLKTDELLRGYRLSDGCQMK from the coding sequence ATGAAAAAAGAAGATTTAAGAATAGTATATATGGGTACTCCCGATTTTGCGGTAGAGGCCCTGCGCCAGTTAGTAGAAGGCGGTTATAACGTTGTGGGCGTGATAACAATGCCCGATAAACCTGCCGGACGTGGACATAAAATTCAATATTCTCCCGTTAAACAATATGCACTTGAACAGAATTTGCCACTGCTTCAACCGGAAAAGTTGAAGGATGAGGCTTTCGTGGAAGCATTGCGTGAGTGGAAAGCGGATTTGCAGATTGTGGTTGCCTTCCGTATGTTGCCGGAAGTGGTATGGAATATGCCACGACTGGGTACTTTCAATCTTCATGCGTCTCTGCTTCCCCAATATCGCGGGGCTGCTCCCATCAACTGGGCAGTAATTAACGGCGATACGGAAACAGGCATCACTACTTTCTTCCTGAAACATGAGATAGATACCGGAGAAGTCATCCAACAAGTTCGTGTACCTATCGCGGATACGGATAATGTGGAAGTAGTGCATGATAAACTGATGCTGTTAGGCGGTAAACTGGTTGTTGAAACGGTAGATGCTATCTTGAACGGTGAGGTAAAACCGATTCCTCAGGAAGAAATGGCTGTTGTCGGTGAGCTTCGTCCCGCTCCGAAAATATTCAAGGATACCTGCCGGATTGACTGGAACCAACCAGTGAAGAAAGTCTATGATTTTATCCGCGGGCTATCTCCTTATCCTGCCGCTTGGAGCGAATTAATCACTCCTGAAGGAGAACTTGTAGTAGTGAAAGTCTTTGAAAGTGAAAAGATTTACGAATCCCACCAACTGCCTGTCGGAACAGTTGTGACAGATGGGAAGAAATATATAAAGGTAGCCGTACCGGATGGATTCGTATCCATCCTTTCCTTGCAGTTTCCTGGTAAGAAACGTCTGAAAACGGACGAATTACTTCGTGGGTACCGTCTGTCAGATGGATGTCAGATGAAGTAA
- a CDS encoding chloride channel protein, whose amino-acid sequence MKEEKQSLLQRCIKWREANIKEKQFILILSFLVGIFTAFAALILKFFIHQIQNFLTDNFNTTSANYLYLVYPVVGIFLAGWFVRNIVKDDISHGVTKILYAISRRQGRIKRHNIWSSTIASAITIGFGGSVGAEAPIVLTGSAIGSNLGSVFKMEHRTLMLLVGCGAAGAIAGIFKAPIAGLVFTLEVLMIDLTMSSLLPLLISAVTAATVSYIVTGTEAMFKFHLDQAFELERIPFVILLGIFCGLISLYFTRAMNSVEGVFGKLKNPYKKLAFGGVMLSVLIFLFPPLYGEGYDTINLLLNGTSAAEWDTVMNNSMFYGYGNLLLVYLMLIILLKVFASSATNGGGGCGGIFAPSLYLGCIAGFVFSHFSNDFAFSAYLPEKNFALMGMAGVMSGVMHAPLTGVFLIAELTGGYDLFLPLMIVSVSSYLTIIAFEPHSIYSMRLAKRGQLLTHHKDKAVLTLMKMENVVEKDFVVVHPEMDLGELVKAIAASHRNVFPVTDKKTGELLGIVLLDDIRNIMFRQELYHRFTVNKLMISAPAKIFNTDGMEQVMQTFDDTKAWNLPVVDEEGRYEGFVSKSKIFNSYRQVLVHFSED is encoded by the coding sequence ATGAAAGAGGAAAAACAGAGTTTATTACAGCGTTGCATCAAGTGGCGGGAAGCTAATATAAAGGAAAAGCAATTTATCCTGATATTAAGTTTCCTGGTCGGAATCTTCACAGCGTTTGCCGCTTTGATATTGAAGTTCTTTATCCATCAGATACAGAACTTTTTAACCGACAACTTCAATACGACGTCAGCCAATTACCTGTATCTGGTATATCCGGTAGTCGGAATTTTCCTGGCGGGCTGGTTTGTGCGCAATATAGTCAAAGATGACATCAGTCATGGGGTCACCAAAATCTTGTATGCTATTTCCCGCCGGCAAGGTCGTATCAAGCGGCATAACATCTGGTCGTCTACCATCGCCAGTGCGATAACCATCGGATTCGGTGGTTCGGTAGGAGCAGAGGCGCCGATTGTTCTGACGGGTTCGGCTATCGGTTCCAATTTGGGAAGCGTATTCAAGATGGAGCACCGCACGTTGATGTTGCTCGTCGGCTGTGGGGCGGCAGGCGCCATTGCCGGTATCTTTAAGGCACCGATTGCCGGACTGGTCTTTACATTGGAAGTGCTGATGATTGACTTGACCATGTCTTCTCTGCTTCCTTTGCTGATTTCGGCAGTGACGGCGGCTACCGTTTCGTACATAGTCACCGGTACGGAAGCCATGTTCAAGTTCCATCTCGACCAGGCGTTCGAATTGGAGCGTATCCCTTTCGTTATCCTGTTAGGTATCTTCTGCGGACTGATTTCTCTCTATTTCACACGTGCCATGAATTCTGTGGAAGGTGTTTTCGGAAAACTCAAGAACCCCTATAAGAAACTGGCTTTCGGTGGTGTGATGCTGAGCGTATTGATTTTCCTTTTTCCGCCTCTCTACGGTGAAGGATACGATACGATTAATCTTCTGCTGAACGGTACATCCGCCGCGGAGTGGGATACGGTCATGAACAACTCCATGTTCTATGGCTATGGCAACCTGCTGCTGGTATATCTGATGTTGATTATCCTGCTGAAAGTATTTGCGTCCAGCGCAACGAACGGTGGCGGTGGTTGTGGCGGTATCTTTGCTCCTTCACTTTACCTGGGCTGTATTGCCGGATTTGTATTCTCACATTTCAGCAATGATTTTGCGTTCTCTGCTTATCTGCCTGAAAAGAATTTCGCATTGATGGGAATGGCAGGGGTTATGAGCGGAGTCATGCATGCCCCATTGACAGGAGTGTTCCTGATAGCCGAACTGACAGGCGGATATGACCTGTTCCTTCCGTTGATGATTGTCTCTGTAAGTTCGTATCTGACGATTATCGCGTTCGAACCTCATAGTATCTACTCCATGCGTCTGGCAAAGAGGGGGCAACTGCTTACTCATCACAAAGATAAAGCAGTACTGACATTGATGAAAATGGAGAATGTGGTGGAAAAGGACTTTGTTGTCGTACATCCCGAAATGGACTTGGGCGAATTGGTAAAAGCCATCGCTGCTTCCCACCGAAACGTATTCCCTGTAACAGACAAGAAAACGGGTGAACTGTTAGGAATTGTCCTGCTTGACGATATCCGCAACATCATGTTCCGTCAAGAACTTTATCATCGTTTCACTGTTAATAAATTAATGATATCCGCCCCTGCCAAGATATTCAATACAGACGGAATGGAACAGGTGATGCAAACGTTTGACGACACCAAAGCCTGGAATCTTCCCGTAGTTGACGAGGAAGGACGTTACGAAGGCTTTGTCTCTAAATCGAAGATATTTAACTCATACCGGCAAGTACTGGTACATTTCTCGGAAGATTAG
- the glmM gene encoding phosphoglucosamine mutase: protein MTLIKSISGIRGTIGGGAGEGLNPLDIVKFTSAYATLIRKTCKVQSNKIVVGRDARISGEMVKNVVVGTLMGMGWDVVDIDLASTPTTELAVTMEGACGGIILTASHNPKQWNALKLLNEHGEFLNAAEGNEVLRIAEAEEFDYADVDHLGSYRKDLTYNQKHIDSVLALDLVDVEAIKKADFRVAIDCVNSVGGIILPELLERLGVKHVEKLYCEPTGNFQHNPEPLEKNLGDIMNLMKGGKADVAFVVDPDVDRLAMICENGVMYGEEYTLVTVADYVLKHTPGNTVSNLSSTRALRDVTRKYGMEYNASAVGEVNVVTKMKATNAVIGGEGNGGVIYPASHYGRDALVGIALFLSHLAHEGKKVSELRATYPPYFIAKNRVDLTPEIDVDAILAKVKEIYKDEEINDIDGVKIDFADKWVHLRKSNTEAIIRVYSEASTMEAAEEIGQKIMDVINELAKK from the coding sequence ATGACTCTAATCAAATCTATCTCTGGCATCCGCGGAACAATCGGCGGAGGCGCGGGTGAAGGACTGAATCCGCTTGACATTGTTAAATTCACCTCAGCTTATGCTACTTTGATTCGCAAGACTTGCAAAGTGCAGAGCAACAAAATTGTTGTGGGACGTGATGCCCGCATCTCTGGTGAAATGGTAAAAAACGTAGTAGTCGGCACCTTGATGGGAATGGGTTGGGATGTTGTAGACATCGACCTGGCTTCTACCCCGACCACAGAACTGGCTGTAACAATGGAAGGTGCTTGTGGCGGTATCATCCTGACAGCTTCTCACAACCCGAAACAGTGGAATGCACTGAAATTACTGAATGAACATGGCGAATTCCTCAATGCAGCCGAAGGTAACGAAGTACTTCGTATTGCCGAAGCCGAAGAATTCGACTATGCAGATGTAGACCACCTCGGTTCTTATCGCAAAGACCTTACCTACAATCAGAAACATATCGACAGCGTACTGGCTCTTGACCTGGTAGATGTTGAAGCTATCAAAAAAGCAGATTTTCGCGTAGCTATCGACTGTGTAAACTCTGTAGGTGGCATTATTCTTCCTGAACTTTTGGAACGTCTGGGCGTGAAACATGTAGAAAAACTCTACTGCGAACCTACCGGAAACTTCCAACACAACCCGGAACCACTCGAAAAGAATCTCGGTGACATCATGAACTTGATGAAAGGTGGAAAAGCGGATGTAGCATTTGTAGTAGACCCTGACGTTGACCGCTTGGCAATGATTTGCGAAAACGGTGTAATGTATGGTGAGGAATATACACTGGTTACTGTTGCCGACTATGTACTGAAGCATACTCCGGGCAACACGGTATCCAACCTGAGTTCTACCCGTGCCCTGCGTGACGTAACTCGCAAATATGGTATGGAATACAATGCTTCTGCCGTAGGCGAAGTGAACGTAGTAACGAAGATGAAAGCAACCAACGCCGTTATCGGTGGCGAAGGAAACGGTGGAGTAATCTATCCTGCCAGCCACTACGGACGTGATGCTTTGGTAGGTATCGCTTTATTCCTTAGCCACCTGGCTCACGAAGGAAAGAAAGTCAGCGAACTCCGTGCTACTTACCCGCCTTACTTCATTGCAAAGAACCGTGTAGACCTGACTCCGGAAATTGACGTAGACGCTATCCTTGCTAAAGTAAAGGAAATCTATAAAGACGAAGAAATCAACGACATCGACGGTGTGAAGATTGACTTTGCAGATAAATGGGTGCACTTGCGCAAGAGTAATACAGAAGCGATTATCCGTGTATATAGCGAAGCATCTACAATGGAAGCTGCCGAAGAAATCGGGCAGAAGATTATGGATGTGATTAATGAGCTGGCGAAGAAATAA
- a CDS encoding ComEC/Rec2 family competence protein, translating into MMTFYFHKYPFMRLIIPWITGVFCGDLFFDSSPGLFWGVLVFFLFFGLSMTFYFLQRYSLRWCFGVTTFALCFTGGWMGITWQLQQTTNHTFPKEEAVYRILITDTPQIKEHTYLCRALLRGHCDSIGTHPIEQKVILYLQQDLAVSRLRSGDELLVSARISLPANNKNFDEFDYARYLMRKGISGTGYVASGKWAILSSDLSSNLSSGGQALCLSLQPDRTSKHNLGTSLFYLRSMANSYREKIISLYHELGFNGDELAVLSALTIGDKTELSESIHESYSVAGASHILALSGLHIGLLYALLFFILQPVAKRGNTGKCLRSLFLIILLWAFAFFTGFSPSVVRSVTMFSILALADMFGRQSFSLNTLAATAWLMLLCNPAWLFDVGFQLSFVAVTSILLIQQPIYHLFTIKSRIGKYVWGLMSVSIAAQLGTAPLVIFYFSRFSTHFLLTNLAVIPLVTIILYIAVFMLSLTPISWIQTYVAEGVKKLLEILNLFVRWVEQLPYSSIDGIWLYQLEVFGIYVSLLLLFYYYMNRRYKNLITCLSFILLLAICHVTMSWIDRPQSSLVFYNVRGCPAVHCIESDGHSWINYADTLPDKQLLKRVVTNYWNHHHLLPPKEITADYKTTAFSRQQQMLSFHGCRICIVTDNRWRNKLADSALYTIDYLYLCKGYDGHLEELTRLFVPGCILLDASLSEYRKNRLEDECKQSGLHFISLSEEGSVCFLL; encoded by the coding sequence ATTATGACGTTTTACTTTCATAAATATCCATTTATGCGCCTGATTATCCCTTGGATAACAGGCGTTTTTTGTGGCGACCTTTTTTTTGACAGTTCACCGGGACTCTTTTGGGGAGTCCTTGTATTTTTCCTTTTCTTCGGTCTGTCCATGACCTTTTATTTCCTTCAACGTTATTCATTGCGGTGGTGTTTCGGGGTTACAACCTTTGCCCTTTGTTTTACAGGCGGATGGATGGGGATAACTTGGCAACTTCAACAAACAACGAATCATACTTTCCCAAAAGAGGAAGCAGTTTATCGGATTTTAATAACAGACACACCTCAAATAAAGGAACATACTTATCTTTGCCGCGCATTATTGAGGGGACATTGTGACTCTATCGGCACGCATCCGATAGAACAAAAAGTAATTCTTTACCTGCAACAAGATTTAGCCGTTTCCCGGTTAAGAAGCGGGGACGAACTGTTAGTCTCCGCCCGTATTTCTCTACCCGCCAACAATAAGAATTTTGATGAATTTGACTATGCCCGCTATCTGATGCGGAAAGGAATCTCTGGAACGGGCTACGTTGCATCCGGAAAGTGGGCTATTTTATCTTCAGATTTATCTTCGAACTTATCTTCGGGCGGACAAGCCCTGTGCCTATCTTTACAACCGGACAGAACGAGTAAACATAACTTGGGCACGAGTCTTTTCTACCTTAGAAGTATGGCTAACTCTTATCGGGAAAAGATAATTTCTCTCTATCATGAACTCGGATTTAATGGCGATGAACTGGCTGTACTTTCCGCATTGACCATAGGTGACAAAACAGAACTAAGTGAATCTATCCATGAGAGCTATTCAGTGGCAGGCGCAAGTCATATCCTTGCTCTGTCCGGTCTGCATATCGGACTTTTATATGCCTTACTTTTCTTTATTTTACAACCTGTTGCCAAAAGAGGGAATACAGGTAAATGTTTACGTTCCCTTTTTCTCATCATCTTATTATGGGCTTTTGCCTTCTTTACAGGATTCTCGCCATCGGTAGTCCGTTCGGTCACAATGTTTTCTATTCTGGCTCTTGCAGATATGTTTGGCCGTCAGTCTTTTTCTTTGAATACACTGGCAGCTACCGCATGGCTTATGTTGCTTTGTAATCCGGCATGGTTGTTTGATGTGGGCTTCCAACTCTCTTTCGTTGCGGTCACCTCTATTTTACTCATTCAACAACCTATCTACCATTTGTTTACAATAAAAAGCAGAATAGGAAAATACGTTTGGGGATTGATGAGTGTGTCCATTGCCGCACAATTAGGTACTGCTCCACTGGTTATATTTTACTTCTCCCGGTTCTCTACACATTTTCTGTTGACTAATTTGGCCGTTATTCCATTGGTTACCATTATTCTATATATCGCTGTATTCATGCTGTCGCTCACTCCTATTTCGTGGATTCAAACCTATGTAGCAGAAGGAGTTAAAAAACTATTGGAAATCCTGAATCTTTTTGTTCGATGGGTAGAGCAACTCCCTTATTCATCTATAGACGGAATTTGGCTGTACCAGTTGGAAGTTTTCGGCATCTACGTCTCTTTGCTTCTGTTGTTCTATTATTACATGAACCGGCGATATAAAAACCTGATAACTTGTCTTTCTTTTATTCTTCTATTGGCTATTTGTCATGTGACGATGTCGTGGATAGACCGCCCGCAATCTAGTCTGGTCTTTTATAATGTGCGTGGTTGTCCGGCAGTTCATTGTATCGAAAGCGACGGGCATTCCTGGATAAACTATGCCGATACACTTCCGGATAAGCAACTCCTGAAGCGGGTAGTAACCAACTATTGGAACCACCATCATCTTCTACCGCCGAAAGAAATAACTGCCGATTATAAGACTACCGCATTCTCCCGCCAACAACAAATGCTATCCTTCCACGGATGCCGTATCTGCATAGTGACCGATAACCGTTGGCGGAACAAATTGGCAGATTCTGCGTTATATACTATTGATTATCTTTACTTATGCAAAGGTTATGACGGACATCTGGAAGAACTGACCAGGCTCTTTGTTCCCGGCTGTATCCTGTTGGATGCCTCTCTTTCAGAATACCGCAAGAACCGTCTTGAAGACGAATGCAAACAATCCGGTTTGCATTTTATCTCTTTATCCGAAGAAGGTTCTGTTTGCTTTTTGCTCTAA
- a CDS encoding DUF4827 domain-containing protein encodes MKKLVFLFLSLLTAGSLFQACDNSKTYAEMLEDEKNAVERFIKDSAIHVISEEQFKANGYKTDLNKNEYVSFSANGVYMQIVNKGTLVVQDKPAAIDSFANNNNICVRYAEINVDTRELAAFNIPIEEYMDAGQLYAYPAVFRYVETETYSAGTFIEMDYVWGQYYASTAVPQGWLLALPYLYDNAHVRLIVPSKMGHNSAQQYVTPYFYDITEFRKARS; translated from the coding sequence ATGAAGAAACTTGTATTTTTATTTCTCTCCTTGTTAACCGCCGGAAGTCTGTTCCAGGCATGCGACAATTCAAAGACCTATGCAGAAATGCTGGAAGATGAGAAAAATGCTGTAGAGAGGTTCATCAAAGATAGTGCGATTCATGTGATTTCTGAAGAGCAGTTTAAAGCGAACGGCTATAAGACTGACTTAAATAAGAATGAATATGTCTCTTTTTCAGCTAATGGTGTGTATATGCAGATTGTAAATAAAGGAACCTTGGTAGTACAGGACAAACCGGCAGCTATAGATTCGTTTGCCAACAATAATAATATTTGTGTCCGCTATGCAGAGATTAATGTTGATACGCGCGAACTTGCAGCCTTCAATATTCCTATCGAAGAATATATGGATGCCGGACAATTATATGCCTATCCTGCTGTATTCCGTTATGTAGAAACAGAGACTTATTCAGCCGGTACGTTTATTGAAATGGATTATGTATGGGGACAATATTACGCCAGTACCGCTGTACCGCAAGGATGGCTTTTAGCATTGCCTTATTTATATGACAACGCTCATGTACGTCTAATCGTTCCTTCTAAGATGGGACATAACTCCGCACAGCAATACGTAACTCCTTACTTCTATGATATTACAGAGTTCCGTAAAGCACGAAGCTAA